The Pseudomonas sp. FP2309 genomic sequence GCTTTGGAACCGCTTAATGGCACCGTGGGGCTGAGCGGGGGCGGTGTGAATATATCGCCGATGATCACCGTTCCCGATCCACCGATGATCACGTTGCCATGTTCACCGACACTGCCCAGCGTTGCGGCAGGTTTTCCGTTGATATAAACCGTTGATGACACGGCCGAGCTGATTGGGCTCCCGCAAGCAGAAACATCACCTTGGCGTGCTGCGGGCAAGCCATCGAAAAAGACGTCAGGAGAACCTTCGATGATAGGGTTGCTGCCATGCCCCGGTATTGGACATGCCGTAGAGTCAGTAACGCGGGCGGCGGGTTTGCCACTCATAATGCCTGTCCTTGCAAAAGTGATTGAAGGTCAAGAAAGCGTGCTGAGTTACCGAGGCGCTTCGAAAACATATCAATCGCCATACTCGTCGCTTGTCTGACCGTTCGCCGATAGTGGTGCGTGGCGTACTTTTCCGATTCCTCCGATTAACTACAAGATGCTTAGCGAGAACGGGAAGTGTCCGTCAGTAAAAAGGAAAATCTCCTACATGGTTATGGGATATTGATTCTTTACGCTCTGCGCTCTTGTGAATTCAGGAGTAAAGGAATGGCTGCCAGCGTATTGAAGGACGGTTTCCCCAAGGCCTGATCTTGCGGGAGATGCCGAGGTCGATGGCGCGGTTGGATTCTGTGCGGCGGTTGGAGAATGAACCGAGGGAGTCGCAGCTTGTATGCGAGCGGGGGGACTGCCGAAGCGTTACAGCTGCGACCAAATTCGTCGTGCCACGTTGACTCAGTTAAAAGATATTTTGGGAGGGATTTTGGGCTTGGCCGGAAGTTACCGAAATGGTCATATTGGAAGTGCAACGACGATGGTAATTGGTTTGTACGAGGAGATTGCAGAGTGAATGAATCACTTATTAGCTTTCTCATCCGTTACTTTCCAGTGTTCATGGGCAGCTAGTTTGTTAATGGGCTATTTCGCTTTCTGCCTGATGCTAGTGATATCAACGATTCAATCCCGCCCGCATACCGTAGCGTTTTCTCGCGGGGTAGTGTTTCCCCTCCTGGGGTTACTGCTGCTCAATACTGATCGTCATCGAGAAATGAGGCAGAAGTTGTTTGAAATCCGCATTCAGCGCAATGCGGTGAGAACGACCTATAAAAAATATTCCAATAAACTCAAAACCAGGGCGCGCAGGGCAAAGTAGGCGCAGCTCCCACGTCAACCACGTGGGAGCGACCGCCAGGCCAGCCTACCGCTCAATCGACCGGCTCCACCGCGCATTCCACCCCGGCCGTGCCTGGTTCACCTGGTCCCAATCAATCGAAATCGCCGTTTGCAAGTAACCCTGCATCGCTTCAACCCGTGCGCGGGTCTTGTCGGTGGTGGGCGTGGTCGGGTTGGACGGGATCTGGTCACCTTCCTCCAATGCCGGCGCCTGGGCCTCTGCGGTGAGCAGGAAGGCTGCGAGCTTTTGCGCCAGTTCCGGCTGGTCGTTACGGGCGATCACGCACTCGGCCACGTTAAGCACCACCGCGCCTTCTTTGGGTTGCGCGTATTCCATCGGCACGCCCAACAGCTTTTGGGTGGCGACTTGAGTTGGCGTCAGCGGGAAGATCGCGGCTTCGTCGGTCTGCACCATCTCAGAGATCTTCGCCGAACTGGCGATGTATTCCAGCACATTGGGGCCGACGGTTTTCGGCCAGGCCTTGAAGCCCGGTTCCACGTTGGTTTCATCGCCGCCCTGGAGGCGGTTGAACATCAGGAAACCGTGCAGACCAAAGGTGGAGGAGGCCAGGGACTGGAACACTACTTTGTCCTTGAAGCGCGGGTCGGCCAGGTCCATCCATGAGGTGGGCGCGGCCCAGCCTTTTTCCTTGAACATCTTGGCGTTATACCCCAGGCCAGTGACGCCCAGGGTCACCGCCACGGCTTGGTCCTTGATCCTGGCTTTGGCCGGGATCTGCTCCAGGGGCGTGCTGGCGGCGAGCTTATCGCACAGGCCCATGGAGATGGCGCGGTACATGATGCCGTCGTCGAGGAACATGACATGCATCTGTGGGTTGTCTTTGTTGGCCTGGACCTTGGCGAGAATGTCCGACGAGGTGCCGGGCACGATCACCACCTTGACGTTATTGGCCTTTTCGAACGCCGGCAGCACTTTGTCGGCGTAGACCCGTTCCATGGTGCCGCCGTTCATGCCCAGGTACAGCGTTGGTGCGGCATGGGCGGTAGACGCGAGCAGGGCGAGGGACAAGCAGGACAGCGCAATACGTGTGTTCATGGATGTTTTTCCTCTCAGGCTTGGAAACGACGGATGGAAAACGCTTCGATGGGTTGGCGGCTGGCGCCCGTGCAGACAATCTCTGCCAGGGCTTCACCGACGGCGGGGCCGAGCTGGAACCCGGCACCGGCAAAGCCGAAGCCGTGGAGCAGGCCAGGTGTGGTGCTGCTGGGACCGATCACCGGTTCATGATCGGGTAGATAACCTTCGGTGCCACTCCAGGTACGAATGGCCTGGGCACCTTTGAGAAACGGATACAGTTCGCCGGCGTTGCGCAGGATCTCCAGGACCGCCGCCTGACCCGGCCGGGCCTGCAAAGGCCCAAGCGCAAAGCCGCGACCGCCGCCCAGGATGCAATTGCCCCGGGCCACCTGGCGCGCATAAATGCCGCCGCCTTCAACGCCGGTGCTCACGTCCATCACCACCGGCAGCGGCTCGGTGACCAGCATCGCCGGGTGCGCCGAGGTCATCGGCACCGGTTCGCCAAACTGCGCGGCGACATGGCCGGCCCAGGCGCCGGCGCAGTTGAGCAGCCACGGCGCCTGCAGCTGCAGGCCGTTGGCGCAGTGCACCTGGAACAGCTGCCCGTCGTGTT encodes the following:
- a CDS encoding FAD-binding oxidoreductase, with product MIDVIVLGGGIVGASAALMLAHKGQRVALVDRDFCGSHASGVNYGGVRRQGRPLHQLPLSQRAHQLWADLPGLIGIDGEYVRSGHLKLARSHADFAALQAYAEHTRGFGLGLQLLDHAELRARFPWVGDVAVGASLCPQDGHANPRLVSPAFARAARQLGAAVFEQAEVVGIEHDGQLFQVHCANGLQLQAPWLLNCAGAWAGHVAAQFGEPVPMTSAHPAMLVTEPLPVVMDVSTGVEGGGIYARQVARGNCILGGGRGFALGPLQARPGQAAVLEILRNAGELYPFLKGAQAIRTWSGTEGYLPDHEPVIGPSSTTPGLLHGFGFAGAGFQLGPAVGEALAEIVCTGASRQPIEAFSIRRFQA
- a CDS encoding ABC transporter substrate-binding protein — protein: MNTRIALSCLSLALLASTAHAAPTLYLGMNGGTMERVYADKVLPAFEKANNVKVVIVPGTSSDILAKVQANKDNPQMHVMFLDDGIMYRAISMGLCDKLAASTPLEQIPAKARIKDQAVAVTLGVTGLGYNAKMFKEKGWAAPTSWMDLADPRFKDKVVFQSLASSTFGLHGFLMFNRLQGGDETNVEPGFKAWPKTVGPNVLEYIASSAKISEMVQTDEAAIFPLTPTQVATQKLLGVPMEYAQPKEGAVVLNVAECVIARNDQPELAQKLAAFLLTAEAQAPALEEGDQIPSNPTTPTTDKTRARVEAMQGYLQTAISIDWDQVNQARPGWNARWSRSIER
- a CDS encoding PAAR domain-containing protein; its protein translation is MSGKPAARVTDSTACPIPGHGSNPIIEGSPDVFFDGLPAARQGDVSACGSPISSAVSSTVYINGKPAATLGSVGEHGNVIIGGSGTVIIGDIFTPPPLSPTVPLSGSKAHYSGRFQLIDQETGKPIVGRKVKVWSSAGWSALDITNIEGMTSWINHAASASIHIDLAQEGEE